The sequence ACCTCTGGACTCTCCCTCCATTGTTTCTCCCTCTGTTTGCAACGCATACGGCACAAGGTCTGACATGAAGAAAGTGGTCCATTGGTCAACGAAGGACGTGCTCCTGTGGCTGACTGATGTGGGAATGCAGGAATACTCAGAGGCCTTACGCCACCTGAACGGCAAGGGCCTCCTGCAGCTCTCTAAAGCGGACTTCCAGACTGCTCCTCTGGCCCTTGTCACCTTGGACGGAGGCAGACAGCTCCTGGACAAGATGGAGACTCTCAGGATAGAGCACCACATTGAAACACATAAAAACGGGCATGCCAACGGACACGCCATCTTGGCCGTCAACAGTGAGGTTAATGGGAACAAGCCCAAGAGGAACGGTGTGGTCAATGAGTTCCACAAGGAGCGGATCCAGATCCCCATGCCTGAGATCACCCGCTCTCCGTTTCCTGAGGAGTGGGGGAAGACAGGCGTGGCTTTTGTCTACGCCATGATCTGCTTCATCTTCACCACCATTATGATCTCCGTGGTCCACGAACGTGTGCCTGCCAAGGAGGCCACTCCACCCCTGCCAGACAAGTTCTTTGACTTTTTCGGGCGAGTAGACTGGGCTTTTTCTATATGCGAAATCAACGGCATGATACTGGTCGTCCTGTGGCTTCTACAGTGGGCACTGTTAAAATATAGGTAAATGACCAAGATATGCTACAGTAATTCATAACGACTTGAATTATAACATCCATAACTTATTGAATGATCCACTCCATGTTAAAGGATGTTCTGTTATGTTTAAGGCTGCGGCGGTCAATACATTTTGTCAGacgggttattgtcatgcaaatgacTGCCGGTCTCATAGTAATTACCTGTTAATTAACAtcaacacgtttagcatctccaggcatCCACGCATAGGtcctacaagcctcatacaagtgcgcctttggaacatctacatttatataaagtataatacatcaatttgatatacaccatcacaataaatccattatttattttaggcaggtctaaagaaagttgatatgaagATTTGTTTCTCTCCAGAaaaacagaatatgagttggcctactctatgttatctggctatgcgccAAGCCATAGGCTTTAAGCTAGTTCATTTAGCaaacaagatatgcttataagtcccgtgccattattttacatgaaatgactttatagtaagaagaatatatttgaacttagctgaataaaatggaAAGGATATTTCTCCCGTTCCGGAGCGAGTGCACATATGAAGTTGCTATGTTGAGCGAATAAGTGattatttgaaacaggtcctatatgctagataTCCTAGATgctagagttatttggcaacttgtGAATGAGACAAACCTtaaaatgtcttagaaatcaTACGTATATGGGCTGCGTAATGCGACTTTAGGCTATTGATGATGCAcacgctgttctctcatcaagtgattatattttcacccatcagactattctcaatttaatcttgtctttactaatatgaaaaattagttttgatttagggTCAGGGGAAAAAAGACATATCATCCGTATGCActcgaatagcgaatggaggcaGCTTTCCCGCAGTTCATTTTTCAATCATGCCGGGTAGGCTACTCTGGTTTTATAGGGGAGCATGGagaatgtgcttaatattagcagctaagaaataaatatagtcgcagctgggatcctcctctttttagtggTAAAACTAAACATATTTAATtcaactgttgacagcccctctatCTGTGCGCTCGAGAAAGGAGATGGAAATGCACGGTGGTGagattctgtagctaaaggtaatgtcagcagcctattactaggctattcaaaatcaaatacaaattcactataattgtaggctaactctgtAAGCCGCCCTACATAATCAAttaaccaacagcatcgcctaggcCTATATGTTCTCTCCCAGACTTATGGATAGAACTTTTGGAGTGTaccataaggtaaccagtccatccagtatgcataataatacagtccacactcaaagaaGATTACTcaaatttgtttaattttggagtataggctagaccaattatgtaccaaagacatcttaagtATGCAGTAGGAtattaggctatgtattgtataacggcaCAATCCTAATTTGAATTATTCAGGCTTTTTTCGGGCTTGGGCTCATATAGGCCTATGCATATTCACAAGTTCTACCTTCATAAGCATTCACCTTCGAATGCGTCGTCCATTTAGTTGTGTTAGGCTTTAAAACAACATACACAAccaccatgttttccactcagttccaacctgttgttgaacttcttcAAATAGATCGATCatagtgaggtgagttttaaaatcACGGTACTGTTTTTATTATAAGTGTTTGATGCGATTTTTGATTGCCTTCCCATTGatttcagagtggttagagggacaatagagcaccGAGTTACATTTGGGTACtaccaacgcatgtccagagAGCATAATAGGATATTGCCATGACtcaacggtcatgtggaattttactgcggtcatgactcttgactgccggtgtggcggtaatacggtcaccgcaacagccctagtagTGTGCTGGTTAAGCACTCCAGCAGGTCTTGATTCTTTATGTACAACTTTCTCATCCTCAGGTCCATCGTTGGTCGGCGGTTCTTCTTCATCGTTGGCACACTCTACCTCTACAGGTGTATCACCAtgtacatcaccacactccccgTGCCAGGGATGCATTTCAAGTGCTCTCCTAAGGTACTTACCACCTCTCCCTGGGCTCAGAAAGATGCCCTATTTGTTGCGCTATTCCATTATGCAAAAACATAGCATACTAAGTTACAGGACTGTGTAGTAGCCTTATGTCTTAGAGAGAGGAACTGCACCCGTTGATTTGGCCTCAATTCTTTGGCTTGCTCCTCAGGAAATGCTTGCAGAGATGACAGAAGCCAAACGCGTGTTGGGTTGAGGATGTGGTTTAATGTGGGTGTGTCTTGAGTGTGTCCttgccaccaccaagacacacccatATCTCAGAACCTTGCCCGTATCCGTTTTCCCccactcaatcacaacaaacCAATCTCCTGCAGTTTGTGTTCAGTAACTACAGGTAGATGTATGGTGATGTTCTAAActaagtgttttgataactttcaaatATAGTAATGCCATAGAAGCAGTGTTTTGCTAATATATATATCAATGTGCACCTTTCATTGTCATTCCcagctgatacagatactgtgcctattgacattttgtctggtggtaatgggtcggtcacacacacacacacacacacacacacacacacacacacacacacacacacacacacacacacacacacacacacacacacacacacacacacacacacacacacagacacacacacacacacacacacacagagcactgagAACGTTATCAATTGTGGTTATAGTTAGCATGGTGGAACCAACCTGATCGCTGAATTCACCTTTCGATTTCACTTCAGATATCATGATATGTTGAATTGTTAAtgcagcgatcaggctggttaGACCAGGCTAGGTTATGAAGGTGAATTGGGACAAAACTCGAAACTGTTTTGACCTTTGACTAGGTCAAATGTCACCAACCTGATTCAAGTGTCCTCCCTGTTCCATTTATAGGAATGCTCACAGAGAGGGCATGTCTGCGTGATGCTGAGGGTCCTCTTGCTGGTCTTCTCTATGTTGCATGTTAGGCTGCAAACTGGATCTCTCCGAAACAATTACAGCAGGCAATCCTTACAAACAATATACTTCCTCATCTTATGAGGTGGTGTGGTAAATTGCATTTTGTTATAAGAAAGGACAAAGCTTTTTGATAATCCAATTCTCATCCAAAATGATTACTACATGTATCTGCTTGGCTGGGAAACGTATTTATCAAGCCGggtattttatttacttttcacGGAACTCTCATTACCTTTGAAGCTATGTGTGTCATCAAGGAAGTAACTCGGGTCAAGCTACAAAGTCATACAGGCCTCCTATTTCTAAAATGtttcttcttaaaatgtgaaaaaccctaacccttaaccacaCCGCtaacctaatgcctaaccttaaattaagaccaaaaagcaaatttttgtttaaatacatttttgactTTTTAACTTTAACTAATTTAAGGTAACTAATGGAAACCCTAATTTTATGCTTGACAGATGCATTAGACTGACTGTAGCTCCAGATTGGATTAGATTAAGGCTGGCAACGCCATTACAGTTCTTGATTCGAGTTCACTGTATTAGTCAGACTCAGATATTAGTTGGCTACTACCATACCTGCATCCATTATTTGGTTTTGCCCTAGTTGGACTGGGGTGCTCAGGagaatttctgtctgtaataaagcccttttgtagggaaaaacctaattctgattggctgggtcttgctccccagtgggtcggcctggctcccaagtggatggGCCAATGCCCTCCCAGCCCAACCATGGCtgagcccctgcccagtcatgtgaaatccatagattcggACCTAATggatatatttcaattgactgatttccgtatatgaattgtaactcagaaaattatttgaaattgttgtgtttatatattttttcagtatagTTATCTTGCTATACTGCCTCGCTATAccgcctaacgttagctagcctgaCTTGCTTTCACAAAGATACCTAGCTACCTACATAACCAGCAATAACGTTATCTAACGTCATTAGCTAAGTTATACCAGACGTCATTATATTCCAATATCTGGTTATACTCACCTCCACTGGTCGTTACACACTGGAGCCCCATTCTAAGGGCGGATTCGATTATGCTGGCACCGTTCTATGACCCGTGAcgcagtggtataaagtacttacagttgaagtcggaagtttacatacacttagtttggagtcattaaaactcgtttttcaaccgctccacacatttcttgttaacaaactatagttttggcaagtcggttaggacatctactttctgcatgacacaagtaatttttccaacaattgtttacagacagattatttcacttataattcactctatcacaattccagtgggtcagacgtttacaaacactaagttgactgtgcctttaaaacctGATAGGGAcaggaacgcctcaccaatatccgatggtagagcgtggcgcgaaatacaaatacctaaaaaatgctataacttcaatttctcaaacatatgactattttacaccattttaaagacaagactcttgttaatctaaccacattgtccgatttcaaaaaggctttacagcgaaagcaaaacattagaatatgtcaggagagtaccctgccaaaaataatcacacagccattttcaaagcaagcatatatgtcacaaaaaccaaaacaacaGCTAAATgctgcactaacctttgatgatcttcatcagatgacactcctaggacattatgttatacaatacatgcatgttttgttcaatcaagttcatatttatatcaaaaaacagctttttacattagcatgtgatgttcagaactagcatacccaccgcaaacttccggtgaatttactaacaatttactaaatagcgataatattccaaccgggcaacgttgtattcattcaaaggctgaaagaaaaaatttGAGTCgactcgtggacgcgcatctccagtgtcactgttccctgcctgaccactcacaaaaactcctgctgtttttcgcccagagactgcagacaccccattacactttctggcgccttctgagagccaatggaagccttaaaaaatgtcacgttacagcacagatgctgtattttcgatagagatgccacagaaggagaacaaattgtcagacagggcacttcctgtatggaatcttcttaggttttggcctgccatatgagttctgttatactcacagacaccattcaaacagttttagaaactttagagtgttttctatgcatattctagtttctgggcaggagtagtaaccagattaaatcgggtacatttttttatccggccgtgaaaatactgccccctatcccaaacaggttaacctctctagggtcggcgggacgaaatcgtcccacctacgtaacagccagtggaatcctgtggcgtgttattcaaataccttagaaatgctattacttcaatttctcaaacatatgactattttacaccattttaaagacaagactctcgttaatctaaccacactgtccgatttcaaaaaggctttacaacgacagcaaaacattagattatgtcagcagagtacccagccagaagtaatcagacacccatttttcaagctagcatataatgtcacaaaaaacaaaaccacagctaaatgcagcactaacctttgatgatcttcatcagatgacacacctaggacattatgttatacaatacatgcatgttttgttcaatcaagttcatatttatatcaaaaaccagctttttacattagcatgtgacgttcagaactagcataccccccgcaaacttccggcgaatttactaacaatttactaaattactcacgataaacgttcacaaaaagcataacaattattttaagaattatagatacattactcatctatgcactcgatatgtccgattttcaaatagcttttcggtgaaagcacattttgcaatattctaagtagatagcccggcatcacagggctagctatttagacacccaccaagtttagccttcaccaaagtcagatttactattagaaaagtttgattacctttcctgttcttcgtcagaatgcactcccaggacttctacttcaataacaaatgtaggtttggtccaaaataatccatagttatgttccaacagcgacgttttgttcgtgcgttctagacactatcccaatggtaaataacggtcatgcgcacggcacatttcgtgacaaaagatttgtaaatatttcattaccgtacttcaaagcatgtcaaccgctgtttaaaataaatttttatgcaatttttctcgtaaaaaagcgataatattccgaccgggaatattatcacagggtcgaatcgggcacgcgcctaatccctttgtcctctgatcggccacttggcaaaggcgattatgtgtttcagcctgaggctgcctcgacatcgttcaggtttttcccgggctctgagagcctattgaagccgtaggaagtgtcacgttacagctaagatcctgactcttcaataaacagaagcaagaacaacaaccccttgtcagacaggcctcttcctgcatgaaatcttctcaggtttttgcctgccataggagttctgttatactcacagacaccattcaaacagttttagaaactttagggtgttttctatccaaagccaatatttatatgcatattctagttactgggcaggagtagtaaccagattaaatcgggtacgttttttatccggccgtgcaaatactgccccctatccccaacaggttaaaatcaatttttatgccatttttctggtaaaaaagcgataatattctgaccggcaaagcctgtttacgttcaaagagagagaaaataaaagcatgggatcccctcgtgcacgagccttagtctgatggccctctgatcgaccaccatccaaacgcgctaatgtttttcagccagaggctggaattacatcattcagctttttcccgggttctgagagcctatgggagccataggaagtgtcacgttacagcaaagatcctaagttttcaataaacatagccaagaagaacaagaacttgtcagacaggccacttcctgtaaggaatcttctcaggtttttgcctgcc is a genomic window of Salmo trutta chromosome 10, fSalTru1.1, whole genome shotgun sequence containing:
- the LOC115201170 gene encoding phosphatidylcholine:ceramide cholinephosphotransferase 1 → MKKVVHWSTKDVLLWLTDVGMQEYSEALRHLNGKGLLQLSKADFQTAPLALVTLDGGRQLLDKMETLRIEHHIETHKNGHANGHAILAVNSEVNGNKPKRNGVVNEFHKERIQIPMPEITRSPFPEEWGKTGVAFVYAMICFIFTTIMISVVHERVPAKEATPPLPDKFFDFFGRVDWAFSICEINGMILVVLWLLQWALLKYRSIVGRRFFFIVGTLYLYRCITMYITTLPVPGMHFKCSPKLFGDWASQMSRVMKMIAGGGLTITGSHHMCGDYLYSGHTVMLTLSYLFIKEYSSKKFWWYHWICWLLCAVGLFCILLAHDHYSIDVAVAYFITTRLFWWYHTMANQQTLKESSQSNFFSRVWWYRFFQYLEQNVTGIVPRNFQMPLSWRPAQWSQGKYSRIDTVCCDRRN